One window of the Ignavibacteriales bacterium genome contains the following:
- a CDS encoding T9SS type A sorting domain-containing protein produces MNINLFSTSEIIIKVENINAFRAYSIHLGYDSQKLRCLNISRSSFFSNWQTFFYATIDSNSNILKIDEAILGPGYEDGSGDLIKIQFQALEEGDISLNFLTTDLRDTSDNQIPIQSQNGVIHIFGPTFINNEIQNSSDIGLQSYPNPFNSSTRIDYTAKYGADTDFYIYSITGEEIFSYRVDANSDRNISFTWHGKSSDGTVLPSGVYLLTVQNKNDFQRIKIILLK; encoded by the coding sequence ATGAATATAAATTTATTTTCTACATCGGAAATAATAATAAAAGTCGAAAATATTAATGCATTTAGGGCATATAGCATTCATCTTGGATACGACTCACAGAAATTGAGGTGTTTGAATATATCTCGATCAAGTTTTTTTTCTAACTGGCAAACTTTTTTTTACGCGACTATAGACAGTAACTCGAATATATTAAAGATAGATGAGGCAATCCTTGGCCCTGGTTATGAAGATGGAAGTGGGGATTTGATTAAAATACAATTTCAGGCTCTTGAAGAAGGTGATATTAGTCTAAACTTTTTAACAACTGACCTTCGGGATACTTCAGATAATCAAATTCCAATACAATCCCAAAATGGGGTAATTCATATTTTTGGACCGACATTTATTAATAATGAGATACAAAATTCATCAGATATAGGGTTGCAATCTTATCCAAACCCTTTTAATTCTTCAACAAGAATTGATTACACGGCAAAATATGGTGCAGATACTGATTTTTATATATATTCAATTACAGGGGAAGAAATATTTTCATACAGAGTAGATGCAAATAGTGATAGAAATATTTCATTCACATGGCATGGTAAGAGCAGTGATGGAACGGTTCTGCCAAGTGGTGTTTATTTGCTAACCGTGCAAAACAAAAATGATTTTCAAAGAATTAAAATTATATTACTTAAATAA
- a CDS encoding T9SS type A sorting domain-containing protein, which produces MKQIDNDGQFEYSPVVNVEVAAPMKYELTQNYPNPFNPSTNIKFTIPEAGLVKLSVFNLLGQEIKTLVDEQRQPGTYTQKFDATELNSGVYFYELRVNDFIQTKKMQFLK; this is translated from the coding sequence TTGAAACAGATAGATAATGACGGTCAATTTGAATATTCACCAGTTGTTAATGTTGAAGTAGCTGCACCAATGAAATATGAGTTGACTCAAAATTATCCTAATCCTTTTAACCCATCAACTAATATTAAGTTTACTATTCCTGAAGCAGGATTAGTAAAACTCAGTGTATTTAATTTACTTGGTCAAGAAATTAAGACATTAGTTGATGAACAAAGACAGCCTGGAACATACACTCAAAAATTCGATGCAACCGAACTTAACAGCGGAGTATATTTTTATGAGTTGAGAGTCAACGATTTTATCCAAACAAAGAAAATGCAATTCTTAAAGTAG